Proteins encoded within one genomic window of Candidatus Berkiella cookevillensis:
- a CDS encoding AmpG family muropeptide MFS transporter encodes MTNINVLPWYKLLLQKRMMVVLLLGFASGLPLGLTASTLQAWYSVENVDIVTIGFLALVGQPYVYKFLWAPLVDRVRPPILGHRRGWMLGTQCVLIALLIAISCFSPSVRPMTVAVIALSIAFMSATQDIVVDAYRTEILAPEERGAGAAMAVTGYRLAIIVSSGLALILAQHLGFKMVYLMMAGVMGVGVIATLWSQEPIHYKAPPPSLWAACIDPFKEFLSRKNAIFFLLLIVLYKLGDAFANSLTTTFLLRGLGFSLEVVGYTNKIIGLSATIVGAFLGGVLMARMGLYRSLLWFGFLQAITNLLFMLLAWVGPNLQMMIAAVCIENLAGGMGTAAFIALLMSLCNPQYTATQFALLSAFSAIGRVFVGPFAGYLVNWLGWTEFFFWTVIFALPGLIVLWCLRESIESNDSKNAPNMDELSDPA; translated from the coding sequence ATGACAAATATCAACGTACTTCCTTGGTACAAATTATTACTACAGAAACGCATGATGGTGGTATTGCTTTTGGGCTTTGCTTCGGGGCTACCCTTGGGATTGACCGCTTCAACGCTACAAGCTTGGTATTCCGTTGAGAATGTAGATATTGTTACTATCGGTTTCTTAGCTTTGGTAGGACAGCCCTATGTTTATAAGTTTTTATGGGCGCCACTTGTTGATAGGGTTAGGCCACCTATTTTAGGGCATAGAAGAGGCTGGATGCTTGGTACACAATGTGTGCTCATAGCCTTGCTAATTGCTATCAGTTGTTTTTCTCCCAGTGTTAGACCCATGACCGTTGCTGTCATTGCCTTAAGTATTGCTTTTATGTCTGCAACACAAGATATCGTTGTCGATGCTTACCGAACAGAGATATTAGCGCCCGAAGAACGAGGCGCTGGTGCTGCAATGGCTGTAACAGGCTACCGATTAGCGATTATTGTTTCTAGTGGACTGGCTTTGATTTTAGCACAGCATCTTGGCTTTAAGATGGTATATCTGATGATGGCAGGTGTGATGGGGGTAGGTGTCATTGCAACGCTTTGGTCACAGGAACCCATTCATTATAAAGCGCCTCCTCCCAGTTTATGGGCAGCCTGCATCGATCCCTTTAAAGAATTTCTTTCTCGCAAAAATGCTATTTTTTTTCTTTTGTTAATTGTGCTCTATAAATTGGGAGATGCCTTTGCAAACTCTTTAACCACAACCTTCTTATTAAGAGGACTTGGATTTTCATTAGAGGTGGTTGGTTATACAAATAAAATTATTGGCTTAAGCGCTACCATTGTAGGCGCTTTTTTAGGCGGTGTCTTAATGGCGAGAATGGGCTTATATCGCTCGCTGCTTTGGTTTGGTTTTTTACAAGCCATCACAAATTTATTGTTTATGCTATTGGCTTGGGTTGGGCCTAATTTACAGATGATGATTGCAGCCGTGTGTATAGAAAATTTAGCGGGTGGTATGGGAACAGCGGCTTTTATTGCTTTGCTAATGAGCTTATGTAACCCTCAATATACCGCCACACAATTTGCCTTGCTCAGTGCATTCAGTGCAATAGGACGGGTGTTTGTAGGGCCTTTTGCAGGATATCTTGTCAACTGGTTGGGATGGACAGAATTTTTCTTTTGGACGGTTATTTTTGCATTGCCTGGTTTAATAGTGCTTTGGTGTTTAAGAGAGAGTATTGAATCCAATGACTCTAAAAATGCACCTAATATGGATGAGCTAAGCGATCCCGCCTAG
- a CDS encoding tetratricopeptide repeat protein — protein MNEIELKQHFEDAFYNQQNGKVDEAIVLFKQILDKFPNHADALHGLGIAYAQKKQLQQAIPYLKQAIQLAPAVPGFHNNLANAYKLNGQLDLAQRHYLEALRLKTPYSEANNNLGNVYYLQGSYREAAEQFKKALRINPALWDAHFNLANCYLRQDLFLEAKPHLEEVLKYRPDHLGAINNLGIIYCLLKQFEAAIPLLETVMAREPSNVESLFHLGIAHASSNQLEKAKQDYIQVLALNDKHDKAHHNLATLYLHLNDKENALKHYERAYQLNPHNQTALHMHKALTGQTLKEGAPHEYTRALFDQYAYNYNQHMKEQLKYKVPQLLRSLINPYSQKKTSTWKVLDLGCGTGLCAAYFMDISDKLYGVDLSPNMVDQAAKLEAYYKLAVSDISDYLAKTKESFELIIAADVFVYFGDLESILNQCYKVMTENAYFLFSIESLENGTSPAQDYQLGATGRYQHNPDYIKSLAEKLSFKKIAQQTAAIRQQETGAVIGELYLLQK, from the coding sequence TTGAATGAGATAGAACTAAAACAACATTTTGAAGATGCTTTTTATAATCAACAAAACGGTAAAGTTGATGAGGCCATTGTATTATTTAAGCAAATACTTGATAAATTCCCGAATCATGCAGATGCCTTACATGGCTTAGGCATCGCCTATGCACAAAAGAAACAACTGCAACAAGCAATACCTTATCTCAAACAAGCCATTCAACTCGCACCTGCTGTTCCAGGCTTTCATAATAATTTAGCCAATGCCTACAAACTCAATGGTCAGCTAGATTTAGCACAGCGACATTATCTTGAAGCCTTACGCCTAAAAACCCCCTACTCTGAAGCGAATAATAATTTAGGCAATGTTTATTATTTACAAGGCTCGTACAGAGAAGCCGCAGAGCAATTTAAAAAAGCACTTCGCATCAACCCTGCGCTTTGGGATGCACATTTTAACTTAGCGAATTGTTATCTACGGCAGGATTTATTTTTAGAGGCAAAGCCACATCTTGAAGAAGTCTTAAAATACAGACCCGATCATTTAGGTGCAATCAATAATCTGGGTATTATTTATTGCTTGCTGAAACAATTTGAAGCAGCCATTCCCTTGCTTGAAACGGTGATGGCGCGTGAACCTAGTAATGTTGAGTCTCTCTTTCATTTAGGTATTGCGCATGCCTCTAGCAATCAACTTGAAAAAGCAAAACAAGACTACATTCAAGTATTAGCACTCAATGACAAGCATGATAAAGCGCACCACAACTTAGCAACACTCTATTTGCATTTAAATGATAAAGAAAATGCACTTAAACATTATGAAAGAGCATATCAGCTTAACCCTCACAATCAAACCGCGCTTCATATGCACAAAGCCTTAACAGGTCAAACTTTAAAAGAGGGTGCGCCACATGAGTATACACGCGCTTTATTTGATCAATATGCTTACAACTATAATCAGCATATGAAAGAACAATTAAAATATAAAGTCCCGCAACTTTTAAGAAGCTTAATCAATCCCTACAGCCAGAAAAAAACCTCTACCTGGAAGGTACTTGATTTAGGATGTGGTACAGGTTTATGCGCAGCTTACTTTATGGATATTTCAGATAAATTATATGGCGTTGATCTCTCTCCTAATATGGTTGATCAAGCAGCCAAACTAGAAGCCTACTATAAATTAGCCGTCAGTGATATCAGTGATTATTTAGCAAAAACCAAAGAAAGCTTTGAACTTATTATTGCTGCAGATGTTTTTGTTTATTTTGGTGATTTAGAGTCAATTTTGAATCAGTGTTATAAAGTCATGACTGAGAATGCATATTTTTTATTTTCAATTGAAAGCTTAGAAAATGGCACATCTCCTGCTCAAGATTATCAACTTGGCGCAACAGGTCGATACCAACATAATCCAGATTATATTAAATCACTCGCTGAAAAGTTAAGTTTTAAGAAAATTGCACAGCAAACAGCAGCCATTAGGCAACAAGAGACAGGTGCTGTGATTGGAGAGTTGTATTTATTGCAGAAATGA
- a CDS encoding L-serine ammonia-lyase — MISIFELFSIGVGPSSSHTVGPMRAANDFVAQLPNGAIKRLEVELYGSLALTGKGHGTDRAIIVGLEGYQPDTVDPAFVYQRMNRLIQEKTLMIQNQIIDFEYQEHFIFKYTENLEYHTNGMRFTAYDAENNIVHSEVYYSIGGGFIISDTALHSPNIIKEKGELPYYYETAQKLLEYCDQRKCTIAELVLENEKHWRSEDEIKEKLYEIWSVMDQAIDNGCKGKGLLPGDLKVRRRAPIHYQALLNQAEQNDITKKDFNWLNVYAMAVNEENAAGHRIVTAPTNGAAGIIPAVLKYFLHFYPKAKKEDVITYLLTAGGIAILYKKQASISGAEVGCQGEVGVACSMAAGALTAVLGGSIWQVEQAAEIGMEHHLGLTCDPILGLVQVPCIERNAMASIHAVNAAHIAMLEDGKHVVSLDQVIQTMKQTGADMHSKYKETAMGGLAVNVPIC, encoded by the coding sequence ATGATCAGTATTTTTGAGCTTTTTTCAATTGGTGTTGGTCCTTCTAGTTCTCATACCGTGGGGCCAATGCGGGCAGCAAATGATTTTGTTGCACAGTTGCCAAATGGTGCGATAAAAAGACTGGAAGTAGAATTGTATGGTTCTTTAGCGCTCACAGGTAAGGGGCATGGAACAGATCGCGCCATCATTGTTGGATTAGAAGGCTATCAGCCTGATACAGTTGATCCTGCCTTTGTGTATCAGCGTATGAATCGTTTGATTCAAGAAAAGACGCTTATGATTCAAAATCAAATCATTGATTTTGAATATCAAGAACACTTTATTTTTAAATATACAGAAAATTTAGAATACCATACCAATGGTATGCGTTTTACTGCATATGATGCTGAAAATAATATAGTACACTCCGAAGTATATTATTCCATTGGCGGTGGATTCATTATATCCGACACTGCTTTGCATTCTCCAAATATTATTAAAGAAAAAGGAGAATTACCTTATTACTATGAAACCGCTCAAAAACTACTTGAATACTGCGATCAAAGAAAATGCACGATTGCTGAATTGGTTTTAGAAAATGAAAAGCATTGGCGTAGTGAAGATGAAATAAAAGAAAAATTATATGAAATTTGGTCTGTGATGGATCAAGCCATTGATAATGGTTGTAAAGGCAAAGGATTGTTGCCGGGTGATTTAAAAGTACGAAGAAGGGCACCTATCCATTATCAAGCTTTATTAAATCAAGCCGAGCAAAATGATATCACTAAAAAAGATTTTAATTGGCTAAATGTTTATGCGATGGCTGTGAATGAAGAAAATGCCGCAGGGCATCGTATTGTTACTGCACCTACGAATGGTGCCGCAGGTATTATTCCTGCTGTTTTAAAATATTTTTTACATTTTTATCCTAAAGCCAAAAAAGAAGATGTTATAACCTATTTACTCACTGCAGGTGGCATAGCCATTTTATATAAAAAACAAGCATCTATCAGTGGTGCAGAAGTGGGATGCCAAGGCGAGGTGGGTGTTGCTTGTTCCATGGCAGCTGGCGCATTAACGGCTGTTTTAGGTGGTAGTATTTGGCAAGTCGAGCAAGCTGCAGAAATTGGTATGGAACATCATCTCGGCTTAACTTGTGATCCAATCTTAGGATTGGTTCAAGTACCCTGTATTGAAAGAAATGCGATGGCCTCAATTCATGCTGTGAATGCAGCACATATTGCCATGTTAGAAGATGGTAAGCATGTAGTATCGCTGGATCAAGTGATACAAACCATGAAACAAACAGGCGCAGATATGCATTCAAAATATAAAGAAACAGCGATGGGAGGGTTGGCCGTTAATGTTCCTATTTGTTAG
- a CDS encoding FKBP-type peptidyl-prolyl cis-trans isomerase codes for MKTRLAALCLASMMTTAFAANDTKATSLNGKEEKVSYSIGVDIGKSFHEQNIAVNEKAFLAGVRDGQKNKPELMTDAEIRETLLALQTELMEKQKEATKKVAMKNKIDGDKFLEENKKRTDVKVTSTGLQYRILTEGKGDSPKSTDQVKTHYRGKLIDGTEFDSSYARGEPVTFPVNGVIPGWTEALQMMKPGSKWELFIPSNLAYGEQGIGDVIPPNSVLTFEVELISIEGSEPAANLSTDKKAQKTSSTQDKSKQAVK; via the coding sequence ATGAAAACTCGTTTGGCCGCCCTTTGCTTGGCATCAATGATGACAACTGCTTTTGCTGCAAATGACACGAAAGCGACATCATTAAACGGCAAAGAAGAAAAAGTAAGTTATAGTATTGGTGTTGATATTGGCAAGAGCTTTCATGAACAAAATATCGCTGTAAATGAAAAAGCATTTTTAGCGGGTGTTCGTGATGGGCAAAAAAACAAACCAGAACTTATGACCGATGCAGAAATTCGTGAAACTCTGTTAGCATTACAAACAGAATTAATGGAAAAACAAAAAGAAGCAACAAAGAAAGTAGCAATGAAAAATAAAATTGATGGCGATAAATTCTTAGAAGAAAACAAAAAACGTACCGATGTCAAAGTAACTAGCACTGGCTTACAATATCGTATTCTTACAGAAGGCAAAGGTGACTCTCCCAAATCAACCGATCAAGTAAAAACCCATTATCGTGGCAAATTGATTGATGGTACTGAATTTGACAGTTCTTATGCCAGAGGCGAACCTGTTACATTCCCTGTAAATGGCGTTATTCCTGGCTGGACAGAAGCATTGCAAATGATGAAACCTGGCAGCAAATGGGAACTCTTTATTCCTTCTAATCTTGCTTACGGTGAACAAGGTATTGGCGATGTTATCCCACCTAATTCTGTCCTCACCTTTGAAGTGGAACTTATTTCTATAGAAGGTAGTGAACCTGCAGCCAACTTATCAACCGATAAAAAAGCACAAAAAACATCTTCTACACAAGATAAGTCAAAACAAGCTGTTAAATAG
- a CDS encoding cation:proton antiporter has translation MHNDILFSIFLIFCGAAVLATLALYTRQSLLVAYILLGAILGPWGAKLVSDPIIIKDIGDIGIIFLLFLLGLNLQPQNLIKMLTQTTFITVVSSLVFAVVGYGVGWLTGFNTADSLIIGICMMFSSTIIGLKLLPTTVMHHQKTGEIVISILLLQDIIAIFAMLLIHGAGTGHGLSILEVAQVLLALPFIIFLAFMAERFVLVKIFEKFNRIHEYLFLVAIGWCLSIGELAEFLGLSFEIGAFVAGISIAQSPISRFIADSLRPLRDFFLILFFFSLGARIDVAVMSEVALPAVILASLMLVIKPLTLKPLLLKTASSSKAAWEVGVRIGQISEFSLLVAYVAEKNQIITPAAYCLIQTATIVTFVISSYWIVNRYPTPIAATERLRRD, from the coding sequence ATGCATAATGATATCCTCTTTTCTATTTTTTTGATCTTTTGTGGCGCAGCAGTGCTTGCCACACTTGCACTCTATACACGTCAATCACTGTTAGTTGCCTACATACTGTTAGGTGCTATTTTAGGCCCTTGGGGAGCAAAGCTTGTCTCTGATCCTATCATCATTAAAGATATCGGGGACATTGGTATTATCTTCTTATTGTTCCTGCTTGGCTTAAATTTACAACCCCAAAATCTGATCAAGATGCTCACACAAACAACCTTTATTACGGTTGTGAGTTCGTTGGTATTTGCTGTAGTGGGTTATGGGGTAGGCTGGTTAACAGGCTTTAATACAGCAGATTCCTTGATTATTGGCATTTGTATGATGTTTTCAAGCACCATTATTGGCTTGAAATTACTGCCTACAACGGTAATGCACCATCAAAAAACAGGTGAGATTGTTATCAGTATTTTGCTCTTGCAAGATATCATTGCTATTTTTGCTATGTTACTGATACACGGTGCTGGCACAGGACATGGATTATCTATTTTAGAAGTTGCGCAAGTGCTGCTTGCTTTACCATTTATTATTTTCTTAGCCTTTATGGCAGAACGCTTTGTTTTAGTTAAAATCTTTGAAAAATTTAATCGCATTCATGAATACTTATTTTTAGTTGCCATAGGTTGGTGCTTAAGTATAGGAGAATTAGCAGAATTTTTAGGCTTATCATTTGAGATTGGTGCTTTTGTTGCCGGTATTTCGATTGCACAAAGCCCCATTTCAAGATTTATTGCGGATAGTTTAAGACCTTTAAGAGATTTCTTTTTAATCTTATTTTTCTTCTCTTTAGGGGCGCGTATTGACGTTGCTGTTATGTCGGAAGTTGCGCTTCCTGCCGTTATTCTTGCCTCATTAATGTTAGTGATTAAGCCGCTTACCCTTAAACCCTTGCTTTTAAAGACAGCCTCCTCTTCAAAAGCTGCATGGGAAGTAGGGGTGCGCATAGGTCAAATTAGTGAGTTTTCTTTGTTGGTTGCTTATGTTGCGGAAAAGAATCAAATCATTACCCCAGCAGCCTATTGCCTCATTCAAACAGCAACCATTGTTACTTTTGTTATTTCTTCTTATTGGATTGTGAATCGTTATCCAACGCCGATTGCGGCTACTGAGCGCTTACGCCGCGACTAG